The window CACTGTGACGATGTTATCGACAGGTACCGAACGTGCCTCATTGGTGAAGTATGAGAATGTCGGAGTTATTCTGGACGCGAGGGTTCCATCGATGACGACATCCTGTCTGTACACTTTGGACGCCGATGGTGTCGTGGTCCACGAATCAACTGCCTTCGAGACCGTGAACGTGCTTCCGGAAACTGCGAACCCTGCATTGTAGTTGGTGTCGGCCGCCGTCACCGCGTAGACATAGTATGTTCCGGCATCGATGCTGGTGGATGTCAGCGTTGCTGGCCATGCGGTCGCGTTAGAAGCCACGTTATCAGCCGTATATGTGCCCACGGTCGAATAGTACAGCGTGGTTGCGCCGGTCGTGTTCTTGGTCACATTGGGTGCAGAGGGGGTCTCTGACTGGCCGTATGTGTATCCCGACATTGTGACGCTCACCGTATCATCAGCTACCGCCACGACGAACGAGATGGTAGAGCCGGACATGGGCTTGTAGTTGGTGTTGCCTTCAGTTGTGACCTTCACGTAAACCGTTGATCCGGCCGAGAGTGCGTTTAGCTGCGACATGGTGTATTCGTTTGTACGGCCAGAATCGGAGTAGTAGGAGAATGTCGGCGTCAATCCAGACTTGAGGGTTCCGCTGGTCTGCACAGGTTGTCCGTACACTTTGGATACGGATGCAGATGTAGTCCAATAATCATCCGCCTGCTGGATGACGAACGAGAGCGATGTATCGGTGAAGGCGTTGTAATCGTCATTGCCTGCAGAGGTGATCTTGACATATACTGTGGTTTCTGCATTCACAGAAGCAAGGTCGCCAATGGGATCTTCGCGGGCTGGATCGTTGTAGTAGGAGAATGTCCTAGCGATACCGGATTTGAGTGTTCCGCTGGTCTGCACAGGTTCTCCGTACACTTTGGACGCTGATGGTGCAGACACCCACTCATCATCCGCCTTCTGGATGACGAACGAGATCGTATCATCCGTGAATGCGTTGTAGCGGGTGTTTCCTGCTGTGGTGACCTTCACGTATACGGTCTGTCTAGTTTCAATAGTATCAAGGTCATTGATGTCGTCTGTGCGGCCCTCGTCAGTGAAATAGCTGAATACGGGTGTCAATCCGGATGTGAGAGTACCGCTGGTGACAACGTTCTGACCGTATACTTTGGACGCCGATGGTGTCGTGGCCCATGAATCTTCCATCTTCGAGATGCTGAACGAGATTGTCGAATCTGAGAAGGCTTTGTACTGGGCGTTGCCTTCGGTGGTCACCTTGACGTAGACCGTGGTTCCGATATCCAGTTCATCGAGGTCAAGGATGCCGATTGTGCGATCCGGATCCGAGAAGTAGCCGAAGACCGGAGTCAATCCGGACACGAGTGTTCCGCTTGTGACCACAGGTTGTCCATACTCCTTGGAGGCCGATCCAGGCTCATCCCATTCATCATCGGCCCTAATGTCCTGCGTCTTTTTGGCGTAAGTGTGTATGTAAGGTGTTGCCGCACCCGTTTCGTTGATGACGATCAGATATAATCTGCTCTGAAGGTCCTCGAATTGTCCGCTGAAGCTGCGATCGGTTAGGACCAGCGCCTCCGAAGATACCAATGTGTATGTTCCGGGAGTGTCCTCGGAGTAGAGGAATATCGTGAATTCCCCATCATCATAGGTACTGCCATTGTAAGCGATGGTGCTGCCGACAACCGATGTGTACAGGTCCGTGTAGGAGGCTACTGTAATCGATCCCAGTTGTTTTGGATCCTGACCGTCGATTTCGATCTTCAGAGTGTAGGATTGATCCCTGTCCCAGGGTTCGTATGTACCGGTCATAGTGACCGAGGGATCTCCGGAAGGTATGGTGCTTAGCGGGACCGTGAGTACACTGTCGTTGTCCCAGTAGAGCACGAGGTTACCGCTGTAGTTCCTATGGAGGGTGACGCTGTATTTCATGTCGTCCCCGTCCAATCCGAACATATCGCAAACGAAACCCGTTTCGACTAGTTCGGTTGCGAGCACATAGTCCTGGCTGTCGATCTCGACAAGCAGACCGACGTAGACGTCTGTAGTGAAATCGGTGATCGTGAACTCCACTTCGTAGACCTCCTCCTGCTGTGCCGATTCCGGCAACGATTGCTTAGTTCCGGGCACGAGGTTCTGGCATTCGGGGTCGGTGTAAAGACCAATGGTCATACCGCTCGTATTGATTTCATACACGTCTGTACTAGCGGTGAGTGTGCTACCGGCTATTGAAGCATCGATGTAGAATGTTTCCGTGTTATCGTTCGTAGGCATGACGTCGCCACCGCTCATGATTCCCGACCAGTATTGGCCGACGAGTGCGACGGGTATCCTTGTGAACGACGATGTGATCGGGATCGGATCCATGGAAACGGGGCTCGTTCTGCCCGAATCGGTGAACAGCATGAAGGACAGGTCCTCGAGGTCGTCCGAATTGATGGTGACGTCGTATATGGTCGCAGAGTCGAGCTTGTACACATTGACCGAAGCAAGTGGCTGTGTCCAGATATTGCCATACATGGATGGGTACTGCAAATATTCCCCGCGGACCTCCCAGTAGTACTGCGTATTGTATTCCAAAGACGCGGAGGTTATGGTCCCCTGAGGGTTCTGGTGTAAATCGACTGAAGCAAGGATGTCCCCACCATCAGCTGTCTTGATGTACAGTGTGGCCGAATCGGTGTCACCGGTCACGGTGAAGTCGTAGTTCACGGTGTTGCCGAACGTCTCCAAGACGTCCCAGTCGATATCGGTACCAGTGACTTGGACATAATCGTCGACCATCACCCCTCCCTGAACAATCGCAATATAATACTCATAATGGCCGGATATGTTCTCAGTAAAGGTGTATGTAGCGGATGCCGCGGTTAGGTTCGTGGTACCGAGTTCTCCTTCCCTGGTCTCATCCAGCAATCTAATGCTCATACCGTTATAGTCGCCGTTATTGACTGTAACCTTGACAACGATTCCCGTCTCAATAGAAACATTCTGGATTTCCACTGATACATTGTTCACGGTGATGTGCCCATACCAGCCGGTATCACTGCTGCCGTGAAGCACTCCGAAATCATATCTGTGGCCGTATATGATCCAGTCTTCATCCAGCACGCCGGTGGTTATCCGCTCGGAAACTGATATCGTAGTCAGAGTTACTGAGGAATCGTCTGCGTCCTTGACGTAAATTGTCGTGTTTTCAACGGTGTCGTTTATTGTTACACTGTAGTGAATAGTCTTGCCGACTTGGGAGAGGTCGTACTCAATGGTGTTCTCAGTCTCTACGCTATCGGAATAATAGGATTCGTTTCCTGAGATGGTAACATCGTATTCGGTCTGGTAACTCAAATCGTCAATGGTTCCTTCATTGAGACCGACAGTAAGGTCGACACTTCTGTTCGTATCGTAGTGATTGGTCACAGTCAGCACCGGTGTATCGGTGTTGCCTTCCACAGTGATGCTGTATTCGATGGCAGCCCCTTTGCCCCTGATGTAGTTGACGGTTACTGTGGTGGGCACGACGGGGTCCTCCTCTGTGGAGATGGTCTCCTCGACGAAGGTCTCGTCCTCGGTGGAGACCACAAGCTGGTACTCGTGTTCGTATTCCAGGTCCTCTATGGTGCCTGTATTGGATCCCTCTACAAGCTCCAACGTGTAGACGGCGGTTCCAGAGTCCATCAGGTACAATGTCACGGTCTGACCGCTGCCGGTGACCGTCACGGAATAGGAGATGGTGTTCTCCTCGGCCGTAAGGCTCTCCAGTTCAACGGAGATCGCCGGACCCTCGGTGGTGACCTCCTGGCTGAAGTAGGTCTCGGTTCCGGAGGAAGCTGAGAGGACATACGTATGGTTGTACAGCAATTCCGTTATTGTGGCGGTGTTCGTTCCCTCCGTCAATGCGATGGAGTAGACGCTCGTCGAGGTCTCCGGATCGGTGAGGTCCAGCAGGGCATCCGTAATGACCCCGGTTACGGTTACGGTGTATTCAATCGTGTTCAGCACCGGGGTGACGCTATCTAGGTTGACTTCGGATGCTGCTGTGGTGATCTCGCTGCTGTAGTATGTGGCGGTCTCTGACGATACCGTAAGGACATAGGTGTGCTTGGAGCTCAGACCGGTAATGACGCCCTCGTTGTATCCGTTGACAACGGAGACCGAATAGACCGATGCGGATGTCTCTGGATCGTAAAGGTCCAGTGTGGTCGGCTTCTGGAGCCCCTGTATGGTCACGCCGTACTCTATCGAATCAGAGGTGACCGTGAGATGATCGAGATCCACCGACGGGGACAGTGTGGAGACGTCTACCGAGAGGTACGATTCGGTTTCCGACCAGACCTTGATCGTGTATGTGTGGGATTCTTCCAATCCTGTGACCGTCTCTGCAAGACGTCCTGTTGTGAGTGGGCTCTGGTACACGACAGTGCCTGTCACAGCATCGTACATCGCCACGTAGCCGGTTTCGTCGTCACCGTGCAGGAACACGGAGAAGTATATCGAATCGTAATCGGGTTCGGTGGTGAGCAGTTCCGCCCAGACCGGCATTCCTGGGATCTCTACAGATTTCAGTACCAGCAGGGTCATTTCCCCTGCTCTTACATCTACCGTATGGTCCCGATAACCGTTCAACCCTGGTATGCTGTTACTTTGCTGGTTATCTATGATTTGCTCTTTGTACACCAGGCTTCCGTTCTCGTATACGCATGCGAAGTAGGCTTCATCCTCCACTGCATCCACAAGTTCTATGGAGTATGTGAGATAACCCTCGCTGAAGCTGGCATCCAGATAGACCTGGACATCCACATTGGCGATGGCGGGGACCACGACTGCGGCTACTGCGACCATGGCCACGAAAGACGACGCTATCACGGTGCTCGCAGAGACCGAAACGGCCGATGCCGATGCAGAAGCCGCTGTCGAGGCAACCGTTGACGCAGAGGATGCAGTCGTTACAGTGGCCGATGTTGAAGAGGCCGCAGACGATCCAGATGTAGCCTGAGCGGAGGACGTATCCTGTGCACTCTGGCTGCCGTTGAGTTCCTTGTTGAGATCCTTCAGGTCCTCCTGATCCTGGGTGGAGTTGGAATGACCTGCCATCGGCATGTCATCATAATTGTTGTGGTACTCGTCGATGTAATCGAAATTGCGGTACCTTTGCGTAGTGGACTCTGGAACATTGTCGAATTCCGAATACCTGTTGTTATTCGGCTCAGGCAAGTTGTGATATTCGTCGAACAGAGTCCTAACCCCGTTATGCAATCGCTTTTTGCATATAAATTTTAGAGCGCGATTGCAAAGAGAAGGAACAAAATCGGTGTGCCAGCGATTCTTCTTGGATAACGCCCGCAGAGAAATAGGTACGGTCCCGGGTTGCCCCGGGACCGCTGATATGAGTTGTTTTTCTAATCAGTTTGAATTCTCCGCTTCCATTCCCTCGGACTCGTAGGCCTGGTCGTAGACGTAGGCTGTTGCCTCACGCTTCTGCTTTGCGGTGGACTTCTCGGAGAATCCGTTGTCCGGAGCGGCCTGGTTGATGACGATCTGCGGGTACGGGATCTGGATGCCCATCTCGTTGGCCATCCTGTAGATCTCCCTGTTGAGGGCTCTCCTGGCGGGATAGAAGTCCTTCTCCTCGCACTGGGCCAGGAAAAGGAGGTTGACACTTGAATCGTTCATATCCTGGACGCCCTTGTAGTAAGGACCGTTGACGATGTACGGGATCTTGTCCTTGATCCTCGGCATGTACTCTTTGATTGCGAGTTCAACACTCTCGAGGTCCGCCGTGTAGAATATGGGAAGCTCGCACCTGATGTACGAGAGGTCCTGGCTCTGGTTGACGACAGCGTTTATGGTGCTGTTGTTCATGTACTTGATGTTGCCTCCCTCATCCTTGATCTTGGTGGTACGGATACCGATCTCCATAACGGTCCCCCTCCAACCGTCGACGACAATGAAGTCACCGACCTTGTATTCTCCATCAAAGACGATGAACAGTCCGGCGATGATATCGGCGATCAGAGACTGTGCACCCAGACCGATGATCAGTCCCAAGATACCCGCGCTGACCAGCAGTGTTCTCGTATCCACTCCCCATGCGGATAGGATCAGGATGATGGCTACGATGAATATCGCGTACCTGACAAAGCTGACTACCAGCCTGATGGCGGTCTGGAAGTGGGTCTCCGTTGTGATCTTTTTTCCGAGTATGCTCAGGATCACAAACAGCAGCAGCGTTAGGAACAGGATCTGGCAGGTCCTGATTATGCTCGGTATGTCGTGGTAGATTCCGTCGATGAACGAATTTCCGGTCGGATCGTCGATGAATATTGACTCCGGACCGAATATCTGTGCGTCGAATATGACGGATATCGCTGATATTATTCCCAATACGATGAGGGTGAACGTGATTATGCGGTTCTCCCTCTGCTCATCGGAGAGCTCTTGTTTCTCTGTCTTTTCCTTTATCATTTTATCAACTCATATCTTGCCAATAGGGCTTATTACTAGTATCTGCTGGTATGATAATAATCTTAGAACTTACTACCTTGTTGGATTCTTTGATATATACTTTATAAGTCGAATCATAATTGATGTTTGGAATGATTACATTAAATATAACATCAAATCTTTCTGCGGTACGAACGTAAACGTCTGCGCTATCATAAATTTCGCAGGTGAAAGCACTGTAATTTGATGCGTTGATGGTTATACTGGAGTTGAGTTGTATCGTTCCATCTGACTTTGTATTTAAATCAATGCGACTACTATATGTGACAACATCCTTCACTGTGAATTCGATGGTACGATCTTCAAAGGCATTGTAGTTTTCATCGCCTTCAGTGGTCACCTTCACGTAAACCGTTGATCCGGCCGAGAGTGCGTTTAGCTGCGAGATGGTGTATTCGTATTCACGGCCAGAATCGGAGTAGTAGGAGAATGTCGGCGTCAATCCAGACTTGAGGGTTCCGCTGGTCTGCACAGGTTGTCCATACGTCTTGGAAGCCGATCCGGCGGTAGTCGACCATGAATCATTTGCCTTTCCGATGGAGATGTCGTCGGCCACCAATGTAGCATCGATACTGTTGTAGATGCTTGTGTTCGACGGGGTGAACTTGTACCAAACAGAATAGGTTCCGACAATTGTTCCCGTGGGAACAGCCGTAGTGTAGGTTCCAGACTCAGTTGTGGAATAGGTGAATTCTCCAGGGGTGGTGTTGCTTCCCGCTGCGATGAGATTCTGGGCCTCACCGGTATAAACGAGATTGGATAAAACAGTAGGAGCGACGATCTCGGGCGTGGCCTTTTCGCTGACGGTAACGGATACGCCATCATACCTGAAGGGACTTGGTTCGTCAAGATCGGTATCGTTGACGACGACATGGTAGCTCTGGAGGGAGACCTCTGTGAAACTGCCGCTGTTTTCTCCGATATTCAATGTCTTGGATTCGACAATTTCATATTCGCCTGGGCCGGAACCCTGTTCGAGCAGATATACGGACAGGCTGCCGTCCTGGATGTCTTCGCTGGCGGCCACAGTAATCTCATATGATATTGAGGCAGGACCAGGTATGGCGCTGAATGATGTGACGTAGTTGGGTATCTCCAAGTCACCAATCTCGTAACTCTCCGTGCCCGTATCGAAAACGAGCGTGTACGAATGGCCTCTTTGCCATGAATCGAATGTTCCGACTACTGGATCATCAGGATCGTAGGTGATCTCTGCGCTGTCCTTGACGGCATCGTTTTCCATAAGCTTCAGAGTACCTGAAACTTCCAGATTGAATTCTACTTCGTATGAGAGACTTACCTCTCCACCACTGGTTACCAAACCGAAGTGGGTGGCCGTAACTGGAGCATCGGTCGTCACTTCCTTGCTCATCATCAAAGAGCCGCCGGTCTTTAATCCGATGCAGTAATTGGTACCGACAGACAGTCCGTCGCGATAGAGTGTCTTCTCATTTTCGCCTTCTCCGACAGTGATGAGATCGCCTATCAGATCGTCGTCGACGCAATCGTTGGTTGCATAGAGACCTATCGTCGAACCTGCGTAATCCGTGATGTTGAATGTTATGTTCGCCTGGACGGTGTTTATCGTTGTAACTACGCCCACGGTCGCGAAATCTCCCGTCGATATGTTGACTTCAAGGCGATCGACAACAGTCACGGTATACCGGGTATTTGGATACAGTTCTGTGGCTCTTCCGGAGTATGTGGTAGCACTGAGTGTCTCGGTGTACACCTTTTCATCGTAATCATCCGTGATGATGAGGGTAAGGGTGCCGCTGTTACCGGTTATGTTGAAGCTGTAAGAGATCGAATCCCCGTCAGCAGTGGGGTAACCATCGGTCCATGCAATGGAATAAGGGACCTCTTCATCGGTTTGGAATTCTTCCCAGATATAGTAATCGTCAGATGTAGATACCAGAGCAACATAGTATGTTTGTTCGAAGCCCAAATCGGTGATGGGATAGTTGTCAGTCGATAGTGAAACGGAGTAAGGACCGGCAACCACTGTGGTGTTCTCCCTAGTCACGGCCAACGACAAACTTGTCAAATCGGATGCAGTGACAGTCGAGGCCCAATCGAAGGAGACCACTATGTCTTGGCCTGTTACTTCAATGGTGGCCGTTGCAAAGGGGTCCGTAGTCACAGTCTGATTGAAGTATTCGTGGTCATTCTCACCTAGGACTTTGACGGTATATGTTGTGTTGTAATCAATCTGTGCACTGCTAGCTGTGCCGGAAGGGCTGTCCAGGAGGCTGACAGAGTAGACCGTGTCATCATCCAGACTTACGAATATCCAAGGATCGTCGGAATTCCCTGTCACGGTGAAGTCGTAGTGAATGACGTTGCCGTTGGCGTAGGGGGGTACGTTGACGGTGACTTCGGTCACTTCTCCGGTAGTGGTGGTCTCCACATGTTCGGCCAGATCATCCATGTAGTAAACTCCGACGTAATAGGTGTGCAGACCGAAGACGCCCTCGGTGAATGTGTAGCTGCCGGTCAATCCCGTGGCATCCATAGTTTGGATGGGCTCCTCGAGGCCCTCATCCAATAGGGCTATGGTAGCATTCTGATAATCATCGATGCCGATGGTCACCTGGCATGTTATTCCATCACCGGTAGAGCTCGTCACTTCGATCTCCGCATAGTTCATGGTGACATGACCGTAGGAGCTGACATCACCGCCGTTGAGCAGTACTCCGAACGTGTAGGAATGGCCGTACAGGATCCAATCGTAGTCAAGGGTTCCTGAGGTCACGACATCTTCCGCAGGGAACTTGAACGCATCACTCAGCTGTGCCGGTTCACTGGTGTAATCCTCGTCGTCTATGACGAATATCTCGCAGTCCTCCCACTCACTGAAGATGGAAACTGTGTATTGTATGGTCTTATTGTCCTGTGTAAGCTCGTAATTGTAGATCTCTTGGGTGTAGATCCATTCAGAGTAGTATGTTTCACTGCCTTCGATGCTGACCAGGCATTCGAGGTGATAGCCAAGGTTCTCTCCTTCGAGGGAGCCTTCGTTGACACCAACGGTCAGTGCGGCGGTTGCGTATACAAACTCCTCGCCGTTGGTGGCTTTGAGGACAGGATTATCGGTGTTGCCCTCCACTATTATCCTATACTGGTATGTGTCTCCGAAGGCCCTGATGTAATCCACGGTCACCGTGGTCGGGATGATCTCCTCTTCCGTTGTGACGCTCTCGCTGACGAACACCTCTTCTCCGGACGATACGACGAATGTGTACTCGTGGTCGTACTCCAAATCGGTAATGGTGGCGGTGTTGGAACCTTCTGAGAGATCGACAGAGTACACTGTGCCCCCATCAGAGCTGTAGAGGCTCGCGGTAGCAATGGCGCCGTTACCGGTGACCAATACCGAGTAGGACACTGTGTTCTCTTCGGCGGTAAGGCTCTCGAGCTCGATGGTCAAAGCCTGACCCTCGGTTGCGACCTCCTGTGTGAAGTAGGTCTTGGTCCCTGAGGATGCGGAAAGGACATAGGAGTGACCGTACTGCAGGTCGGTGATGACCGCGGTGTTGATCCCCTGTTCTAACGCTACGGAGTAGACACTGGTAGATGTCTCGGTATCCGTGAGATCGAGCACCGCATCTGTAATCGTTCCCGACACCGTGACCGAGTATTCAATGGTGTTCTGCACAGAAGTGACGCTGTCAAGATTGACATCGGATCCTAGGGTAGTGACCTCACCGCTGTAATATGTAGAGGTCTCGGATGAGACCGACAGGATGTATGTGTGGTTGGAGCTGAGGTCGGATATCGTTCCCTCGTTGTAACCGTTGACCAATGATGTCGAATATACATCGGAGGAAGTCTCGGGATCGTAGAGACGGAGCGAGGTAGGTTTCTGGATGCCCTGGATCGTCACACCGTAGTCTATGGAATTCTCTGTAGCGGTAACGTGGTCGATTTCCACCGAGGGTGACAGTGTAGTTACGTCCGCAGTCAGATACGAATCCGTTTCTGACGCAATCCCGATGGTGTATGTGTGGGCATCATCCAGTCCAGTGACGGTCTCAGTTAGACGCCCGGTGGTCAGTGAGCTCTGATATATGGCATCGCCGGTTGCGGCATCGTACACGGCCACATAGGCCGTCTCGTCGTTCCCGTGGAGGTATACGGAGAAATAGATCGAATCGTAACTGGGTTCCGCTGTAAGCAGTTCCGCCCAGACCGGTATGCCATGAATCTCCACAGATTTCAGGACTAGAAGGGACAACTCGCCGGCTCTTACTTCGACAGTATGGTTCAGACTACCGTTCAGACCCGGTATGCTGTTGCTTTGCCGATTATCCAATATCTGCTCCTTGTAGACGAGATTGCCGTTCTCATATACGGTAGTGTAGTATGATTCGCCTTCCGCGGCGTCGACCAGCTCGATCGAATAGGTCAGCAATCCATCGCTGTAATATGCATCAAGGAATACTTGGATGTCTGCGTTAGCTATTGCAGGAACGGCCACGGCCGCCACGGCCACCATGGCCACTAACGATGTGGACAGGATGGTACTTGCGGATACCGATGCGGCTGCTGAGGCCGATGCCGCCGAGGCCGCAGAAGCCCCTCCCGCGGACGAGGCAGCCGAAGAAGCAGAGGATGATGCCGATATAGAACCCGTTGAAGCCGAGATCGATGAGGTAGATGATGTAGTGGATGATGCTTCGGAGGACCTTTGGCTTCCGTTCATTTCCCTCTTTAATTCCTTTTGTTCCTCCTTCTCACGTGTGGAGTTCGTATGACCCGCCATTGGATATTGGTCATAGTCGTTGTGGAACTCGTCGATGTAATCAAAATTGCGGAATTTTTGCGTAGTGGACTCTGGATAGATATCGAATTCGGAGTTCCGATTAAAGTTCGGTTCCGGTATGTTGTGGTACTCGTCCTGCAGGGATTCACCATCCGGGGTCCTATATAACTAAAATAATTAAAACTAAAAAAAGTAGATAGAGAAGGTATTTATAGGGCCTATTCGACGATAGAAGGATGCATTTAGAATGCCGATTCTCTGATGCCGTCCTCGTCATCGTAGGCCGGAACGTATTCCGGATTGCGCTTCTTGGGATCCCTCACTCTCTTCACCATGATATCTTGAACCGTGTTGAACCTTATGGGGTCTATTATGGCCGTGGCATCGTGCTTGATTAGGATGTCATCCCAGCGCATGTAGCCCGCATATATGGGGTTGTGCAGGATGTTACGAAGGTTGTATTTGTTCCAGGGATTGCCCTTGCGGGTGAGCATCCCCTGGCGGTTGAGGCTGTAGCAGATGGAGTCGATGGTCTCCCCCATGATGTAGAGCTCGAAGATCATCTTCACGACCGTTTGTTCATCGGGTTCGTCCGCCAGTCTTCCCTCCTGTATCCTGTAGCCGAACGGAGGTGTGAAGCCCATGGTCCTCTTCTCGTCGTCGCTGTCACCAAGGGTCTCGGCCTTCTGACGCATGCCGTCGCGGGTACGTTCGCCGATCTGCTCGCTCTCTAGCTGGGCTATGCCCTGGATCATTTGCATGACGAAGCGGCCCATTGGGTTGTCGGTGTTGAGCTGCTCCTGTCTGGACTTGAAGTTTTTGCCTCTCTTATTGATGAAATCCATCATCTCGATGAAGTTGCGGGTGTTCCTGTGGATACGGTCCATCTTCAGGACCAGGATGGCATCCCAGGAATCGATGTCCGCCATCATCTGCCTATATGCCGGACGGTTCGTATTCCTCCCGGAATATCCGTCATCGACGTAGACGTTGAAGACGTTATAGCCCATTATGTTGCAATATGCCAGAAGCTCCTCCTTCTGTGCATCCAGGGAGTATCCTTCGTTGGCCTGCTCCTCGGTGGAGACCCTTATGTAGATGGCAACGGTGATCATGCGGCTTCGTAATCCGGGTTGACCTTCCTGAATGTGACGAGGGAGACGATGGCCTCCGTTTCGGTCTTGAGCCTGACGTTGTCCCAGGTCCTGACACCGATGTAGAGCGGGTTGTGGAGGATGTTGGAGACTGTCTGTCTGCTCCACCCGACCCCCTTCTTGGACTCTATGCCCGCCTCGTTGAGGTGGTCACAGATCTGCTGAAGCGAGTATCCGTCGATGCTCATGTTGTAGATGGCGCGTACTATGTGCGCCTCCTCTTTCACGACCACAAGGGAACCGTCCTTGTATTCGTAACCGTAAGGGTGTCCGGAACCGAGGTTGCCGTTACCGTTGCTGGCCTTGTACTTCATTGCCAGCTTCACCCTCTCCCCTATCTGTTCGCTCTCGAGTTGAGCGATACGTTGCATTATGTCCATAACAAATCTGCCCATAGCATTACCCGTGTCAAATTGGTCGTAGACGGATGCAAAGTTCTTGTTCTTCTTGCGTAGGAGATCCATCATCCGGGTGAAGTTCACGCTGTTCCTGTGGATACGGTCCATCTTCAGGACCAGCAGGACATCCCATTGGTCGATCTCATGCATCATACGCTGATATTCCGGACGGGCGGTCTTGGTACCGGAGTAACCGTCATCGATGTAGCGGTCCGCTATCTCCCATCCGTTTATCCTGCAATAGGCCTCTAGTTTGCTCATCTGGGCTTCCAGAGAGAATCCGTCAGCAGCCTGATCCTTAGTGGACACCCTAGCGTAAAGTGCTGCACGCAAGTGCTATCCATCCCGTAAAGAAGTACGAGATGATTCCTATTTAAGGATTGACCTAGGTTAGAATCGAAGGATATACCGATGCTCGGGGGGGGGGGGCATCAGGCCTGGTTGACCATCAGGTTGGTGAGCGAGAGGAGGACCTTCCCGGCCTTATCGATGTCCTCGGGAGTGTACATGGTCCTGAGCTTGGCGATGGAGTTGTCCAGGATCTCCATCTCCTGCTGTGTGTCGGCCAGCCTCTGCGGGGACACCTCGAGGATCTGTCTCCTGTTGTCCTCGGGGTCCTTGGTCCTGACGATGTAGCCCTTCTTCTCCATGCTTATGATGGTCTGGGATACGAGGGCCTTGGATGATTGCAGAATCTCTACTAGGTCGGACGCGGTGCAGCCCTTCTTGTTCCAGATGCAATACAGGTACAGGATCTCCTTCTGTGTAGGGCGCAGATGGTTGGGATTCTGGTTGTAGAGCCTGGTTTCCATGATTGCAATGTTGGAGTAGCTTGAGAACAATGCGTTCCTTAAGAATTGCTCTGTGTCGTTCATGGAGGACCTTCTGTAAAGTTAAACCCTGTTA of the methanogenic archaeon mixed culture ISO4-G1 genome contains:
- a CDS encoding site-specific recombinase/resolvase, giving the protein MSKLEAYCRINGWEIADRYIDDGYSGTKTARPEYQRMMHEIDQWDVLLVLKMDRIHRNSVNFTRMMDLLRKKNKNFASVYDQFDTGNAMGRFVMDIMQRIAQLESEQIGERVKLAMKYKASNGNGNLGSGHPYGYEYKDGSLVVVKEEAHIVRAIYNMSIDGYSLQQICDHLNEAGIESKKGVGWSRQTVSNILHNPLYIGVRTWDNVRLKTETEAIVSLVTFRKVNPDYEAA
- a CDS encoding site-specific recombinase/resolvase — encoded protein: MITVAIYIRVSTEEQANEGYSLDAQKEELLAYCNIMGYNVFNVYVDDGYSGRNTNRPAYRQMMADIDSWDAILVLKMDRIHRNTRNFIEMMDFINKRGKNFKSRQEQLNTDNPMGRFVMQMIQGIAQLESEQIGERTRDGMRQKAETLGDSDDEKRTMGFTPPFGYRIQEGRLADEPDEQTVVKMIFELYIMGETIDSICYSLNRQGMLTRKGNPWNKYNLRNILHNPIYAGYMRWDDILIKHDATAIIDPIRFNTVQDIMVKRVRDPKKRNPEYVPAYDDEDGIRESAF
- a CDS encoding MarR family transcriptional regulator, which gives rise to MNDTEQFLRNALFSSYSNIAIMETRLYNQNPNHLRPTQKEILYLYCIWNKKGCTASDLVEILQSSKALVSQTIISMEKKGYIVRTKDPEDNRRQILEVSPQRLADTQQEMEILDNSIAKLRTMYTPEDIDKAGKVLLSLTNLMVNQA
- a CDS encoding small-conductance mechanosensitive channel, encoding MIKEKTEKQELSDEQRENRIITFTLIVLGIISAISVIFDAQIFGPESIFIDDPTGNSFIDGIYHDIPSIIRTCQILFLTLLLFVILSILGKKITTETHFQTAIRLVVSFVRYAIFIVAIILILSAWGVDTRTLLVSAGILGLIIGLGAQSLIADIIAGLFIVFDGEYKVGDFIVVDGWRGTVMEIGIRTTKIKDEGGNIKYMNNSTINAVVNQSQDLSYIRCELPIFYTADLESVELAIKEYMPRIKDKIPYIVNGPYYKGVQDMNDSSVNLLFLAQCEEKDFYPARRALNREIYRMANEMGIQIPYPQIVINQAAPDNGFSEKSTAKQKREATAYVYDQAYESEGMEAENSN